Proteins encoded within one genomic window of Nonomuraea gerenzanensis:
- a CDS encoding GntR family transcriptional regulator, protein MPVARFPEVLADLRTKILDGTYPPGEPLPHTEDLMRAYGVSRQVITNTMRALKEEGLVWRVANKGMIVLGPAVAIQIPMAIDFRDEPTAWAAACRRAGITGHLTTVNSLATPATEEVSHILRLPAKAKVIIGEIRGDIEGQLVCLDQLYWSMERHDARSYDVERSTALVELQTRVRAASPKEALTFRVSRGSPLLDLTRITYNQAGQPLQLLRRLANPQRVHIVDQRLPLTSP, encoded by the coding sequence GTGCCGGTCGCGAGGTTTCCCGAGGTCCTCGCCGACCTCAGGACCAAGATCCTCGACGGCACCTATCCCCCGGGCGAACCCCTCCCCCACACCGAAGACCTCATGCGCGCCTACGGCGTCAGCAGACAGGTCATCACCAACACGATGCGGGCCCTCAAGGAGGAGGGACTGGTCTGGCGCGTCGCCAACAAGGGCATGATCGTCCTCGGACCAGCCGTCGCCATCCAGATCCCTATGGCCATCGACTTCCGCGACGAGCCCACCGCGTGGGCAGCCGCGTGCCGTCGAGCCGGGATCACTGGCCATCTAACAACCGTCAATAGTCTTGCCACGCCCGCGACTGAGGAGGTCTCCCACATCCTCCGTCTTCCGGCCAAGGCAAAAGTGATCATCGGCGAGATACGCGGCGACATAGAAGGCCAACTCGTGTGCCTCGATCAGTTGTACTGGTCGATGGAGCGGCACGACGCCCGCAGCTACGATGTGGAGCGCTCAACGGCCCTTGTAGAGCTGCAGACCCGTGTCCGTGCGGCCAGCCCGAAGGAGGCACTGACGTTCCGGGTCAGTCGCGGCAGTCCTCTGCTCGACCTCACCCGTATTACCTACAACCAGGCTGGCCAGCCTCTTCAACTGCTGCGCCGGCTGGCCAACCCGCAAAGGGTGCACATCGTGGATCAGCGGCTGCCGCTCACGTCGCCCTGA
- a CDS encoding WhiB family transcriptional regulator — MPSHIVAPPFGVVTSDPTPDLDAILTSDAKCRQPGTDPDDWYPLDDSQAHDEDYARGLCAGCPFTGLAGECVNRARTMPFDAWGVIGGTTPTERRRLGIGFYEVAA, encoded by the coding sequence ATGCCCAGCCACATCGTGGCACCGCCGTTCGGCGTTGTCACATCCGACCCCACCCCTGACCTCGACGCGATCCTCACCAGCGACGCCAAGTGCCGCCAGCCCGGCACCGACCCCGACGACTGGTACCCCCTCGACGACAGCCAGGCCCACGACGAGGACTACGCCCGCGGCCTCTGCGCCGGCTGCCCGTTCACCGGCCTGGCCGGCGAGTGCGTGAACCGCGCACGGACGATGCCGTTCGACGCCTGGGGCGTCATCGGCGGCACCACCCCGACCGAGCGCCGCCGCCTCGGCATCGGCTTCTACGAGGTGGCTGCGTGA
- a CDS encoding helix-turn-helix transcriptional regulator, which yields MAEVHLTTDDLATRFSVPKKTIYKMNSDGTGPKYMRIGKYVRYREADVRAWEDAQYAQPGAA from the coding sequence ATGGCAGAGGTGCACCTGACTACGGACGATCTGGCGACGCGGTTCAGCGTGCCGAAGAAGACGATCTACAAGATGAACTCGGACGGGACGGGCCCTAAGTACATGCGGATCGGCAAGTATGTCCGGTATCGGGAGGCCGACGTGAGAGCTTGGGAGGACGCGCAGTACGCGCAACCGGGGGCCGCTTGA
- the glnA gene encoding type I glutamate--ammonia ligase — protein MFNSADDVLKFISDEGVQFVDVRFTDLPGTTHHFTFPAENFGASVFTDGLMFDGSSIRGFQQIHESDMLLLPDPSSAVVDPFRQHKTLNLNFFVHDPLTGEAYSRDPRNVARKAEEYLKGTGIADTVYFGPEAEFYIFDDVRFETKQNAGYYYIDSIEGAWNTGKATEGGNLGYKPRYKGGYFPVPPMDHFTDLRSEMVRNLIEAGIEVEMQHHEVGTAGQAEIDFKFGTLLKTADNLMLYKYVIKSTALEYGHTVTFMPKPIFGDNGSGMHCHQSLWKDGSPLFYDEVGYAGLSDTARYYIGGLLKHAPSLLAFTNPTVNSYHRLVPGYEAPVNLVYSQRNRSACVRIPITGSNPKAKRIEFRVPDPSCNPYFAFSAMLMAGIDGIRNKIEPPEPVDKDLYELPPEEARNIPQVPGSLTDVLAALEADHDYLLEGGVFTPDLIETWIAYKRENEVDPIRLRPHPHEFELYYDV, from the coding sequence GTGTTCAACTCCGCCGACGACGTCCTGAAGTTCATCAGTGACGAAGGGGTGCAGTTCGTCGATGTCAGGTTCACCGACCTGCCGGGGACGACGCACCACTTCACCTTCCCGGCAGAGAACTTCGGCGCCAGCGTCTTCACCGATGGGCTCATGTTCGACGGCTCGTCGATCCGCGGCTTCCAGCAGATCCACGAGTCCGACATGCTGCTGCTGCCAGACCCGTCCAGCGCCGTGGTGGACCCGTTCCGCCAGCACAAGACGCTGAACCTGAACTTCTTCGTGCACGACCCGCTGACCGGCGAGGCCTACAGCCGCGACCCGCGCAACGTCGCCCGCAAGGCGGAGGAGTACCTCAAGGGCACGGGCATCGCCGACACGGTGTACTTCGGCCCTGAGGCCGAGTTCTACATCTTCGACGACGTGCGCTTCGAGACGAAGCAGAACGCCGGCTACTACTACATCGACTCCATCGAGGGCGCCTGGAACACCGGCAAGGCGACCGAGGGCGGCAACCTGGGCTACAAGCCGCGCTACAAGGGCGGCTACTTCCCCGTCCCGCCGATGGACCACTTCACCGACCTGCGCTCGGAGATGGTGCGCAACCTCATCGAGGCTGGCATCGAGGTCGAGATGCAGCACCACGAGGTCGGCACGGCCGGTCAGGCGGAGATCGACTTCAAGTTCGGCACGCTGCTCAAGACCGCCGACAACCTCATGCTCTACAAGTACGTGATCAAGAGCACGGCCCTGGAGTACGGCCACACGGTCACGTTCATGCCCAAGCCGATCTTCGGTGACAACGGCTCCGGCATGCACTGCCATCAGTCGCTGTGGAAGGACGGCTCGCCGCTCTTCTACGACGAGGTCGGCTACGCGGGCCTGTCCGACACCGCCCGCTACTACATCGGCGGCCTGCTCAAGCACGCGCCGTCGCTGCTGGCCTTCACCAACCCGACGGTCAACTCCTACCACCGGCTGGTGCCGGGCTACGAGGCCCCGGTCAACCTGGTCTACTCGCAGCGCAACCGCTCGGCCTGCGTGCGCATCCCGATCACGGGCTCCAACCCGAAGGCCAAGCGCATCGAGTTCCGGGTGCCGGACCCGTCGTGCAACCCGTACTTCGCCTTCTCCGCGATGCTGATGGCGGGCATCGACGGCATCCGCAACAAGATCGAGCCGCCGGAGCCGGTCGACAAGGACCTCTACGAGCTGCCGCCCGAGGAGGCCCGCAACATCCCGCAGGTGCCGGGCTCGCTCACCGACGTGCTCGCCGCGCTGGAGGCCGACCACGACTACCTGCTCGAAGGCGGCGTGTTCACGCCCGACCTGATCGAGACGTGGATCGCCTACAAGCGGGAGAACGAGGTCGACCCGATCCGGCTGCGGCCGCACCCGCACGAGTTCGAGCTGTACTACGACGTGTGA
- a CDS encoding RDD family protein has product MSSKQPRWTQTWLGGVRSAGVDLGYPGQRLGLPEEGSGSIAGWGRRIGALVIDWMICTWVVVQLLLRTNPAESPWAPVLVFALQYLVLVGWMGQTFGHRLMGVRVAAMDGGDPRLLPVAVRTVLLALLVPALIWDRDHRGIHDRASNTMVVRM; this is encoded by the coding sequence ATGAGCAGCAAGCAGCCCCGGTGGACACAGACCTGGCTGGGCGGGGTCAGGTCCGCCGGCGTCGATCTCGGATATCCGGGCCAGCGCCTGGGTCTGCCGGAGGAGGGCAGCGGGTCGATCGCGGGGTGGGGGCGCCGGATCGGCGCGCTCGTCATCGACTGGATGATCTGCACCTGGGTGGTCGTGCAGCTGCTGCTCAGGACGAACCCGGCCGAGTCGCCGTGGGCGCCGGTGCTGGTCTTCGCGCTGCAGTACCTGGTGCTGGTCGGGTGGATGGGCCAGACGTTCGGGCACCGGCTGATGGGGGTCAGGGTCGCCGCGATGGACGGCGGCGATCCGCGGCTGCTGCCGGTCGCGGTGCGCACGGTGCTGCTGGCGCTGCTCGTGCCCGCCCTGATCTGGGACCGCGACCACCGCGGCATCCACGACCGCGCGTCCAACACCATGGTCGTCCGCATGTAG
- a CDS encoding TetR/AcrR family transcriptional regulator: MMAGLRERKKEETRRRISEVALRLFDERGYDAVTVNEVAEAAGVAKVTLFAYFPSKDCLVLDAVKDDTAALVAGRAEGQSPLGALRAHYRGMAARGTGEVDVEGLMTRIRVISSSPALLAGVHQTNMAQRHELAAALAGAGAGRAATLLAAQVTAAITTLQESFFHRLSTGVPLEEAGRLLGEEVELAFDLLEHGFSSIEGDDS, encoded by the coding sequence ATGATGGCGGGGCTCAGGGAGCGCAAGAAGGAGGAGACCCGGCGGCGGATCTCCGAGGTGGCGCTGCGGCTGTTCGACGAGCGCGGCTACGACGCCGTGACGGTCAACGAGGTCGCCGAGGCGGCCGGGGTCGCCAAGGTCACTCTGTTCGCCTACTTCCCGAGCAAGGACTGCCTGGTCCTCGACGCGGTCAAGGACGACACGGCCGCGCTCGTGGCGGGACGCGCCGAAGGGCAGTCGCCGCTCGGCGCCCTGCGCGCCCACTACCGCGGCATGGCCGCGCGGGGCACCGGCGAGGTGGACGTCGAGGGGCTGATGACCAGGATCCGGGTGATCTCCTCCAGCCCGGCGCTGCTGGCCGGGGTCCACCAGACGAACATGGCGCAGCGCCACGAGCTGGCCGCCGCGCTCGCCGGGGCGGGGGCCGGCCGGGCGGCGACGCTCCTGGCCGCGCAGGTCACGGCCGCCATCACCACGCTGCAGGAGTCGTTCTTCCACCGGCTGTCCACGGGGGTGCCGCTGGAGGAGGCGGGGCGGCTCCTGGGGGAGGAGGTCGAGCTGGCGTTCGACCTCCTGGAACACGGCTTCTCATCCATCGAGGGAGACGATTCGTGA
- a CDS encoding class I SAM-dependent methyltransferase has product MLSPSSRANRGWWDGNADDYQVEHGSFLRDDGFVWGPEGLDEADARLLGEVRGRQVLEIGCGAAQCARWLAGQGARVAAFDISHRQLRHSQRIDLGTGARVPVVQADAEALPFAGGSFDVACSAYGALPFVADPAAVFREVRRVLRPGGLFVFSVSHPVRWAFPDDPGPRGLTSDRSYFDRSPYEERDEHGVLTYVEHHRTMADWVNLLVASGLTITGLLEPEWPEGHEGVWGGWSPLRGRHLPGTAVFSCART; this is encoded by the coding sequence GTGCTGTCGCCTTCGTCGCGGGCCAACCGCGGCTGGTGGGACGGCAACGCCGACGACTACCAGGTCGAGCACGGCTCGTTCCTGCGTGACGACGGCTTCGTCTGGGGCCCGGAGGGCCTCGACGAGGCCGACGCGCGCCTGCTCGGCGAGGTGCGCGGGCGGCAGGTGCTGGAGATCGGCTGCGGCGCCGCCCAGTGCGCGCGCTGGCTCGCGGGGCAGGGCGCGCGGGTGGCGGCGTTCGACATCTCGCACCGCCAGCTCCGCCACTCCCAGCGCATCGATCTCGGCACCGGTGCCCGCGTGCCGGTGGTGCAGGCCGACGCGGAGGCGCTGCCGTTCGCCGGCGGCTCCTTCGACGTGGCCTGCTCCGCGTACGGGGCGCTGCCGTTCGTGGCCGATCCCGCGGCTGTCTTCCGCGAGGTGCGCAGGGTGCTGCGGCCGGGCGGGCTGTTCGTGTTCTCCGTGAGCCATCCCGTGCGGTGGGCCTTCCCCGACGATCCGGGGCCCAGGGGGCTGACGTCCGACCGGTCGTACTTCGACCGCAGCCCGTACGAGGAGCGCGACGAGCACGGCGTGCTCACCTACGTCGAGCACCACCGCACGATGGCCGACTGGGTGAACCTGCTGGTGGCCTCCGGGCTGACGATCACCGGGCTGCTGGAGCCCGAATGGCCCGAGGGGCACGAGGGGGTGTGGGGCGGCTGGAGCCCCCTGCGCGGCCGTCACCTGCCCGGCACGGCCGTCTTCAGCTGCGCGCGTACCTAG
- a CDS encoding DUF4191 domain-containing protein, translated as MAKSEDSEKPGRIKQLRMIAQIIKQANPKGMPIVFLSAVGTLAVVVVIGLVTGYLWYSVFIGILAALTVGLVVFGQLAQRAQYSILHGQTGAAAAVLQGMRGNWQVTPAIAVNRDQDLVHLVVGYPGVVLVSEGPGNRVAKMLKAEKQRISRVVLGVEIYDVQCGDGEGQVPLGKLQRHLMKLPRNLKKPSVNEVKDRLRSLPRNMPMPKGPMPKGARMPRGPKMR; from the coding sequence ATGGCAAAGTCCGAGGACTCAGAGAAGCCGGGGCGCATCAAGCAGCTCCGCATGATCGCGCAGATCATCAAGCAGGCCAATCCCAAGGGGATGCCGATCGTCTTCCTTTCGGCGGTGGGCACGCTGGCTGTGGTCGTCGTGATCGGTCTGGTCACGGGCTACCTGTGGTATTCGGTGTTCATCGGCATCCTGGCCGCGCTCACCGTCGGCCTGGTGGTGTTCGGCCAGCTCGCGCAGCGCGCGCAGTATTCGATCCTGCACGGCCAGACCGGCGCGGCTGCGGCCGTGCTGCAGGGCATGCGCGGCAACTGGCAGGTCACCCCCGCCATCGCGGTCAACCGCGACCAGGACCTCGTGCACCTGGTGGTCGGCTACCCGGGCGTCGTGCTGGTGTCCGAGGGCCCGGGCAACCGGGTGGCCAAGATGCTGAAGGCCGAGAAGCAGCGCATCTCGCGGGTGGTGCTGGGCGTCGAGATCTACGACGTGCAGTGCGGCGACGGCGAGGGCCAGGTGCCGCTCGGCAAGCTGCAGCGGCACCTGATGAAGCTGCCGCGCAACCTGAAGAAGCCGTCGGTCAACGAGGTCAAGGACCGCCTGCGCTCGCTGCCGCGCAACATGCCGATGCCCAAGGGCCCGATGCCCAAGGGCGCCCGCATGCCGCGCGGCCCCAAGATGCGCTAG
- a CDS encoding beta-glucosidase family protein, protein MNTVLVDLDELISRLDLPTKIRLLTGADMWSLPPLPEIGLDRLVMSDGPIGVRGEQWSAADPSIALPSPTALAATWDVELVRRAGLLLAQEARRKGVHVLLAPTLNLHRSPLGGRHFECFSEDAYLTGEIGAAYVEGVQEGGVATTPKHFVANDFETDRFTVDVVVGEQALRELYLRPFERVVRAGAWGLMTAYNAVNGTTMTEHAELVHGVLKDEWGFDGFVVSDWTAVRSTEAAALGGTDVAMPGPGGPWGERLEAAVREGRVPESVVDDRVRRILRLAERVGALHPAGPAPVVRTEVIDGVALTREIAARAATLLVNDGVLPLQGTPTLALVGAAAREARVMGGGSAQVFPDRISSPLQALSERADVRYALGTDPRIRLSPLPGPVTAQFLDEHGAVLIEQPLATGEARWLGHLPPGLDADRLRTVLLRAAYTARESGEHELSVAGAGAFKLTVNGETVLDEIIGVDGGDPAAAFLSPPEKRIGVPMTAGETYELTLTHPPGRFGGMAIVSFTLGHAEPTPGEDELMAQAVRVARGCDVAVVVAATTPEVESEGFDRTDLRLPGRQDELISAVAAANPRTVVVVNAGSPVEMPWLPEVAAVLLTWFPGQEAGAALADVLFGDAEPGGRLPTTWPERLADAPVTAVTPVDGQVFYDEGVFTGYPAWRRAERAPAFWFGHGLGYTTWSYDSIAAEGTTVTVAVTNTGTRPGREVVQVYAGPRRRLAAFDVVEAEPGQSVVTTLFLPERAFQVWEDGWRTVEGEQTVEVGRSSADLRLSATVKI, encoded by the coding sequence GTGAACACTGTGCTCGTGGACCTCGACGAACTGATCTCCCGCCTCGACCTGCCCACCAAGATCCGCCTGCTGACCGGGGCCGACATGTGGTCGCTGCCCCCGCTGCCCGAGATCGGGCTCGACCGCCTCGTGATGAGCGACGGGCCCATCGGCGTACGCGGTGAGCAGTGGAGCGCCGCCGACCCCTCGATCGCCCTGCCGAGCCCGACGGCGCTGGCCGCCACCTGGGACGTGGAGCTGGTCAGGCGGGCCGGGCTGCTGCTGGCGCAGGAGGCGCGGCGCAAGGGTGTGCACGTGCTGCTCGCGCCCACGCTCAACCTGCACCGCTCCCCGCTCGGCGGCCGGCACTTCGAGTGCTTCTCCGAGGACGCGTACCTGACGGGCGAGATCGGCGCCGCCTACGTCGAGGGGGTGCAGGAGGGCGGGGTCGCCACCACGCCCAAGCACTTCGTGGCCAACGACTTCGAGACCGACCGCTTCACCGTGGACGTGGTGGTCGGCGAGCAGGCACTGCGCGAGCTGTACCTGCGGCCGTTCGAGCGGGTGGTGCGCGCCGGAGCCTGGGGGCTCATGACGGCCTACAACGCGGTGAACGGCACCACCATGACCGAGCACGCCGAGCTGGTGCACGGGGTGCTCAAGGACGAGTGGGGATTCGACGGGTTCGTGGTCTCGGACTGGACGGCGGTCCGCTCCACCGAGGCCGCCGCGCTCGGCGGCACCGACGTGGCCATGCCGGGGCCGGGCGGGCCGTGGGGCGAGCGGCTGGAGGCGGCCGTGCGGGAGGGGCGGGTGCCGGAGTCTGTCGTGGACGATCGGGTCCGCCGCATCCTGCGCCTGGCCGAACGCGTCGGCGCCCTCCACCCCGCCGGCCCTGCCCCCGTCGTCAGAACCGAGGTCATCGACGGCGTGGCGCTCACCCGGGAGATCGCCGCCCGCGCCGCCACCCTGCTCGTCAACGACGGCGTCCTCCCCCTCCAGGGCACCCCCACGCTGGCCCTCGTCGGCGCGGCGGCCCGCGAGGCACGCGTGATGGGCGGCGGCAGCGCCCAGGTCTTCCCCGACCGGATCAGCTCGCCGCTGCAGGCCCTGTCCGAGCGCGCCGACGTCCGGTACGCGCTCGGCACCGACCCCCGCATCCGCCTGTCCCCCCTGCCCGGCCCCGTCACGGCCCAGTTCCTGGACGAGCACGGCGCGGTGCTGATCGAGCAGCCGCTGGCCACCGGCGAGGCCCGCTGGCTCGGCCACCTCCCGCCCGGCCTCGACGCGGACCGGCTCAGGACGGTCCTGCTGCGGGCCGCGTACACGGCCCGGGAGAGCGGCGAGCACGAGCTGTCGGTCGCCGGAGCGGGCGCGTTCAAGCTGACCGTGAACGGCGAGACGGTGCTCGACGAGATCATCGGCGTGGACGGCGGCGACCCGGCGGCGGCGTTCCTGTCACCGCCGGAGAAGCGGATCGGCGTGCCGATGACGGCCGGGGAGACCTACGAGCTGACCCTGACCCACCCGCCGGGCAGGTTCGGCGGCATGGCGATCGTGTCGTTCACGCTCGGCCACGCGGAGCCGACGCCGGGCGAGGACGAGCTCATGGCGCAGGCGGTGCGCGTGGCGCGCGGGTGCGACGTGGCGGTGGTCGTGGCCGCCACCACGCCGGAGGTGGAGAGCGAGGGCTTCGACCGGACGGACCTGCGGCTACCCGGCCGCCAGGACGAGCTGATCAGCGCGGTGGCCGCGGCGAACCCGCGCACGGTGGTCGTGGTCAACGCCGGCTCGCCGGTGGAGATGCCGTGGCTGCCCGAGGTGGCGGCGGTGCTGCTGACCTGGTTCCCCGGGCAGGAAGCGGGGGCGGCGCTGGCGGACGTGCTGTTCGGGGACGCCGAGCCCGGTGGGCGGCTGCCGACGACGTGGCCGGAACGGCTGGCGGACGCCCCGGTGACGGCGGTGACGCCGGTGGACGGGCAGGTGTTCTACGACGAGGGCGTCTTCACCGGCTATCCGGCGTGGCGGAGGGCCGAGCGGGCACCCGCGTTCTGGTTCGGCCACGGCCTGGGCTACACCACCTGGTCGTACGACTCGATCGCGGCCGAGGGCACGACCGTGACCGTGGCGGTCACGAACACCGGCACCCGCCCGGGACGGGAGGTCGTGCAGGTCTACGCCGGGCCGCGCAGGCGGCTGGCCGCGTTCGACGTGGTGGAGGCGGAGCCGGGACAGAGCGTGGTGACCACCCTGTTCCTGCCGGAGCGGGCCTTCCAGGTGTGGGAGGACGGCTGGCGCACGGTCGAGGGCGAGCAGACGGTGGAGGTGGGCCGCAGTTCGGCCGATCTCAGGCTGTCGGCTACGGTGAAGATCTAG
- a CDS encoding alpha/beta fold hydrolase produces MPGAADRVKPDAVKSADGTLVAYDVYGEGPAVVLVQGAFSDRRHPLMTAIAGGLARWFTVHNYDRRGRGDSGDVQPYAVEREIEDLAAVVEAAGGSAMVFGGSSGAALALEAAAVNPSITKLAVWEPPYHVDDSAPALPLDFAEQLADLVVSGRRDEAVERFMVEAAELPREAVAGMRAHPAWAEMEAVAHTLAYEAAVLGPGNALPAARLSRIAQPTLVLNGADSAAWMANAGVAVAAAVPGAVRRVLEDQAHNVAPEALVPELLEFFVTA; encoded by the coding sequence GTGCCTGGTGCCGCCGACCGCGTGAAGCCGGATGCGGTGAAGTCGGCGGACGGGACTCTCGTCGCCTACGACGTGTACGGCGAGGGCCCGGCCGTCGTCCTGGTCCAGGGCGCGTTCTCGGACCGGCGGCACCCGCTGATGACCGCCATCGCGGGCGGCCTGGCCCGCTGGTTCACGGTCCACAACTACGACCGGCGCGGGCGCGGCGACAGCGGTGACGTCCAGCCGTACGCGGTGGAGCGGGAGATCGAGGATCTGGCCGCCGTCGTGGAGGCGGCGGGCGGGTCGGCCATGGTGTTCGGCGGCTCGTCGGGGGCGGCGCTGGCGCTGGAGGCGGCGGCCGTGAACCCGTCGATCACGAAGCTGGCCGTGTGGGAGCCGCCGTACCACGTGGACGACAGCGCGCCCGCCCTCCCCCTCGACTTCGCCGAGCAGCTCGCCGACCTGGTCGTGTCGGGCCGGCGGGACGAGGCGGTGGAGCGGTTCATGGTCGAGGCGGCCGAACTGCCGCGGGAGGCCGTCGCCGGGATGCGCGCGCACCCCGCGTGGGCCGAGATGGAGGCCGTGGCGCACACGCTGGCCTACGAGGCCGCGGTGCTGGGCCCGGGCAACGCGCTGCCCGCCGCGCGGCTGTCGCGCATCGCGCAGCCGACGCTGGTGCTCAACGGGGCCGACAGCGCGGCGTGGATGGCGAACGCCGGGGTGGCGGTGGCGGCGGCGGTGCCCGGCGCGGTGCGGCGGGTGCTGGAGGACCAGGCGCACAACGTGGCGCCGGAGGCGCTGGTGCCCGAGCTGCTGGAGTTCTTCGTGACGGCCTGA
- a CDS encoding VOC family protein, with translation MQLFVNMAVKDLDRSSKFFTELGFNLFGMAQGMASVIISEQTQVMLLEEPVFGSFITKEIADSARSTEAILCLGVENPAAVDELVDKALAAGATPAGVPQQGGPRYQRGFADLDGHHWEVLCLVPPTA, from the coding sequence ATGCAGCTCTTCGTCAACATGGCGGTCAAAGACCTGGACCGGTCATCGAAGTTCTTCACCGAGCTCGGCTTCAACCTGTTCGGCATGGCCCAGGGCATGGCGTCGGTGATCATCAGCGAGCAGACGCAGGTGATGCTGCTGGAGGAGCCGGTGTTCGGCTCGTTCATCACCAAGGAGATCGCGGACTCCGCCAGGAGCACCGAGGCGATCCTGTGCCTCGGCGTGGAGAACCCGGCGGCGGTCGACGAGCTGGTGGACAAGGCCCTGGCCGCCGGCGCCACCCCCGCGGGCGTCCCGCAGCAGGGCGGCCCCCGCTACCAGCGCGGCTTCGCCGACCTCGACGGACACCACTGGGAGGTGCTGTGCCTGGTGCCGCCGACCGCGTGA
- a CDS encoding AraC-like ligand-binding domain-containing protein: protein MKGRLAMAVLIRTSDLPAARRHEAWRGIVCDTLGPLDLRIDPDAPLHGEIEFGKLGTVGVGRIKTSTPHSVHRTSGLIRRDNPELYRVVLTLAGSPRLAQDGRHTQLSRGEFAIYDFSRPYELAYDSAVRLAVFSFPRELLAVPAGAVAELAALPIGAESGAAALAVPLLRRVALDHETYRPGSAARLSGVVTDLVGAAVAERLDQARSLPEDARQRTLLMRVHTFIEQRLGDIDLDPASVAAAHHISVRYLHRLFESENTTVAAWIRQRRLERCRADLISGATGSVSAVGARWGLPDAAHFSRLFRQAYGMPPAEYRRNHTVR from the coding sequence ATGAAGGGTCGACTCGCGATGGCCGTGCTGATCCGCACCAGTGACCTGCCCGCGGCACGCCGGCACGAGGCCTGGCGCGGCATCGTCTGCGACACCCTCGGCCCCCTCGACCTGCGCATCGATCCCGACGCGCCGTTACACGGCGAGATCGAGTTCGGCAAGCTCGGCACCGTGGGCGTGGGCAGGATCAAGACCTCCACGCCGCACAGCGTCCACCGCACCTCCGGCCTGATCCGCCGCGACAACCCCGAGCTGTATCGCGTGGTGCTCACGCTGGCCGGCAGCCCGCGCCTGGCGCAGGACGGCCGCCACACGCAGCTCAGCAGGGGCGAGTTCGCGATCTACGACTTCTCCCGGCCGTACGAGCTGGCCTACGACTCGGCGGTGCGGCTGGCGGTGTTCAGCTTCCCGCGCGAGCTGCTCGCGGTGCCCGCGGGCGCGGTGGCGGAGCTGGCCGCGCTGCCCATCGGGGCCGAGTCGGGGGCCGCCGCGCTGGCCGTGCCGCTGCTGCGGCGGGTGGCGCTGGACCACGAGACCTACCGGCCCGGCAGTGCCGCGCGGCTGTCGGGCGTGGTGACGGACCTGGTCGGCGCCGCCGTGGCCGAGCGCCTGGACCAGGCGCGGTCGCTGCCCGAGGACGCCCGGCAGCGTACGTTGCTGATGCGGGTGCACACGTTCATCGAGCAGCGGCTGGGCGACATCGACCTCGATCCGGCGAGCGTCGCGGCGGCGCACCACATCTCCGTGCGTTACCTGCACCGGCTGTTCGAGTCGGAGAACACGACGGTGGCCGCCTGGATCAGGCAGCGCCGCCTCGAACGGTGCCGCGCGGACCTGATCTCGGGCGCCACCGGGTCCGTCAGCGCGGTCGGGGCCCGGTGGGGCCTGCCCGACGCGGCGCATTTCTCCAGGTTGTTCCGGCAGGCGTACGGGATGCCGCCCGCCGAGTACCGGCGCAACCACACCGTGCGCTGA